The Deltaproteobacteria bacterium DNA segment CTTCGCCTTCGAGGAGTGGACCGAGCTGCGCGTGATCGGCGGGCACGACGGGGTCGGGACGAGCCGCGGGCGGGTCCGGCTCCCGCGCGTGATCGTGCTCACCGTCTTCGACCGCATGCCGCGCCGCCACGTCCGCTTCAGCCGCTCCAACGTGATGACCCGCGACGCCTTCACCTGCCAGTACTGTGGTGTGCGGCCGCCGCGATCGGAGCTGAACCTCGACCACGTGGTGCCGCGCGCGCACGGCGGGCGCAGCACGTGGGAGAACGTGGTCGCGAGCTGCGTCGCCTGCAATCGCAGCAAGGGCGGGCGCACGCCCGAGCAGGCCGGCCTGCGCCTGCGCCGGCCGCCGTCGCGCCCGCGCTGGACGCCGCTGGCGGCCCTGCCCCTCGCGAGCGCCCGCCACGAGGAGTGGCGGCCCTTCCTGCGCGTGGTCGACGGGCGCGGGGGCGCGAGCCTCCCGGGTCATCCCGGGAGCCCCCTGGGTCATCAGGCCAGCCCCCTGGGTCGCGGGACCCGCGCGTGAGGCCGAGCCCGCTCGGGCAGGGGAGGCTGCCCGGCCGCGCCGGCGAGCGCCCGGGCGTCCTGCGTCCGGGGGGGCCGCGCCTGCTGGCGGTCGGCGGCGGCAAGGGCGGCGTCGGCAAGACCATGCTCGCGGCCAACCTGGCCGCGGCGATGGCCCGCGCCGGCCAGCGCGTGATCGCGGTCGACACCGACCTCGAAGGCGCGAACCTCCACACCGCGCTCGGCGTGCCGGCGCCGCGGACGAGCCTCGCCGAGTTCGTGGCGCGCCGCGAGCTCGACCTCGAGCGCCTCGTCGCCGACACCCCGATCGCCGGGCTGCGCCTGATCGCGGGCACCCAGAGCCACCTCGGCCTCGCCCAGCCGCGCCACTTCCGGCGCGTCGAGCTGCTCGCCAAGCTGCGCAAGCTGCCCGCCGACTGGGTGCTCGTCGACCTCGGTGCGGGCACCCACCCGTCGGTGATGGACTACTTCCTGGTGGGCGACGACGGGGTGCTCGTGATGACGCCCGAGCCGACCTCGGTCGAGAACGCCTACGCCTTCCTGCGGGCGGCCTTCTACCGCCGGCTGCGGCTCGCGATGACCGGCGAGGCGGCCCGCAAGCTCGTGAACCAGGCGATGGACCAGGGTAACGAGCGCGGCATCCGCACGCCGCTCGACCTGCTGCGCGCCGTGCGCGAGAGCTCGCCGAGCGAGGGGGAGCGCTT contains these protein-coding regions:
- a CDS encoding HNH endonuclease, which gives rise to MAIFAWDTVPAPRVVMLNASVLVLNRSYLPIHVTSARRAFSLVYQGFARVVDAEHRTFAFEEWTELRVIGGHDGVGTSRGRVRLPRVIVLTVFDRMPRRHVRFSRSNVMTRDAFTCQYCGVRPPRSELNLDHVVPRAHGGRSTWENVVASCVACNRSKGGRTPEQAGLRLRRPPSRPRWTPLAALPLASARHEEWRPFLRVVDGRGGASLPGHPGSPLGHQASPLGRGTRA
- a CDS encoding P-loop NTPase, which gives rise to MRPSPLGQGRLPGRAGERPGVLRPGGPRLLAVGGGKGGVGKTMLAANLAAAMARAGQRVIAVDTDLEGANLHTALGVPAPRTSLAEFVARRELDLERLVADTPIAGLRLIAGTQSHLGLAQPRHFRRVELLAKLRKLPADWVLVDLGAGTHPSVMDYFLVGDDGVLVMTPEPTSVENAYAFLRAAFYRRLRLAMTGEAARKLVNQAMDQGNERGIRTPLDLLRAVRESSPSEGERFVAAVQGFRPRLVVNGVRTSDDVKLGFAVRSVCRKYFGLEAEYLGYVNHDDAVAEAIRARQPVVVSHPQADASVYLTRIARKLIDDRAREGTGRGRPAPRPHASSPAPRPPL